The following proteins are co-located in the Microbacterium sp. Clip185 genome:
- a CDS encoding SDR family NAD(P)-dependent oxidoreductase, translated as MAGKTIVITGASDGIGREAARVLHAQGHTVIPVGRNPERTAQVAREVGSRVHLADFADLASVRELADDLLAQYGRIDVLANNAGGIFGKVRESTIDGHEMTFQVNYLAPFLLTQLLMDRLIASAATIINTSSVGARLFGQLEIDDLDNERSFSATRAYGTAKLEQILHVKELDRRYRSMGIGAVAFHPGNIATSFSNAPSSPMRLIYQTPLKKLFLTSIPKGADTLVYLAEGEPGRDYAPGEYYVKRKPARTHAQADDAALARELFERSERMLGL; from the coding sequence ATGGCGGGCAAGACGATCGTGATCACGGGCGCGAGCGACGGCATCGGGCGGGAGGCGGCGCGGGTGCTGCACGCGCAGGGGCACACCGTCATCCCGGTCGGACGCAATCCCGAGCGCACGGCGCAGGTCGCCCGAGAGGTCGGATCGCGTGTGCATCTCGCGGACTTCGCCGACCTCGCCAGCGTCCGCGAACTCGCCGACGATCTGCTCGCGCAGTACGGCCGCATCGACGTGCTCGCCAACAACGCCGGCGGGATCTTCGGCAAAGTGCGCGAAAGCACGATCGACGGACACGAGATGACCTTCCAGGTGAACTATCTCGCGCCGTTCCTGCTCACACAGCTGCTCATGGACCGGCTCATCGCCTCCGCGGCCACGATCATCAACACCTCCAGCGTCGGCGCGCGCCTGTTCGGTCAGCTGGAGATCGACGACCTCGACAACGAACGCTCCTTCAGTGCCACGCGCGCCTACGGCACCGCCAAGCTCGAGCAGATCCTCCACGTCAAAGAGCTCGACCGCCGTTACCGCTCCATGGGCATCGGGGCTGTCGCCTTCCACCCGGGCAACATCGCCACGAGCTTCTCGAACGCCCCCAGCTCGCCCATGCGGCTGATCTACCAGACGCCCCTCAAGAAGCTCTTCCTCACGAGCATCCCCAAGGGTGCCGACACCCTCGTGTACCTCGCGGAGGGCGAGCCTGGTCGTGACTATGCGCCGGGCGAGTACTACGTGAAGCGCAAGCCCGCGCGCACTCACGCACAGGCGGACGATGCCGCTCTGGCGCGAGAGCTCTTCGAGCGCAGTGAGCGCATGCTCGGGCTCTGA
- a CDS encoding helix-turn-helix domain-containing protein codes for MPPHSGFGPPRRKTVLFIGAIHPPCREEPAITNELGDFLRARRQDRALAPEHDSPGARRTPGLRREEVAIRAGISVDYYVRLEQGRESRPSDAVIAALAHALELSPDAARHLLRLRDADAAPTEPTSDTDLVPRMSALVAAVRPQPAYVLDRLSTIVAANEEGMSLYAGLAELPPEQRNTCRYLLTDPRARETFLDWEELARGAVAHLRAANVDRLDDPRLSDLVRELGAQSSQFAAWWSGHIVERRRGATTRIRGLDGVVTERSYEILHLPDDSVRLTIWLPPAA; via the coding sequence ATGCCTCCACATTCCGGCTTCGGGCCGCCCCGGCGGAAGACCGTACTGTTCATAGGAGCGATCCACCCACCCTGCCGAGAGGAGCCGGCCATCACGAACGAACTCGGCGACTTCCTCCGCGCTCGCCGTCAGGACAGGGCGCTCGCACCCGAACACGACTCCCCCGGCGCCAGGCGGACTCCGGGTCTGCGCCGTGAAGAGGTCGCGATCCGCGCCGGGATCAGCGTCGACTACTACGTCCGTCTCGAGCAGGGGCGGGAGTCCCGCCCGAGCGATGCCGTGATCGCCGCTCTCGCCCACGCGCTCGAGCTCTCACCGGATGCAGCGCGGCATCTCCTGCGACTTCGCGATGCGGACGCGGCGCCGACGGAGCCGACCTCCGACACCGATCTCGTCCCACGGATGTCGGCTCTCGTCGCGGCGGTGCGCCCGCAGCCTGCGTACGTGCTCGACAGACTCAGCACGATCGTCGCGGCGAACGAGGAAGGCATGTCGCTGTACGCCGGACTCGCCGAGCTACCGCCGGAGCAGCGCAACACGTGCCGGTACCTGCTGACCGACCCGCGCGCCCGCGAGACGTTCCTCGACTGGGAAGAGCTCGCCCGCGGCGCCGTCGCGCACCTCCGTGCGGCGAACGTCGACCGCCTCGACGATCCTCGGCTGAGCGATCTCGTGCGCGAACTCGGGGCCCAGAGCTCGCAGTTCGCGGCGTGGTGGAGCGGGCATATCGTCGAGCGGCGCCGGGGAGCGACCACCCGCATCCGCGGACTCGACGGTGTCGTCACCGAGCGGAGCTACGAGATCCTCCACCTGCCGGACGACTCCGTGCGCCTGACGATCTGGCTCCCGCCGGCGGCGTGA
- a CDS encoding MFS transporter: protein MLERPATAEPTQASRMRSFYQVLANTLVANVTTSYLWFALTFWAYLETRNVLATSIIGGSYMLLVAIFGVVFGAIVDHMKKKAVMVLSSLITLATYLLAGALFLAIPASALIDWGGPWFWLFAGVILIGGVVENLRNIALSTTVTLLVPAERRDRANGLVGTVQGVAFMVTSVFSGLSVGLLGMGPTVFIAIVATAVAFAHLLFVPIPERGVAHDPDAPPRRLTFRGVLPAIRSVPGLMPLLLFTTFNNLVGGVFMALMDPYGLTLFSVEVWGIVLGVTSIGFIIGGGLVARFGLGKNPVRTLLWVNVGVSVLGLTFALREWWWLYAVGMLVFMALMPVAEAAEQTIIQRVVPYETQGRVFGFAASIESAAAPISAFLIGPLAEFWLIPYMRTDAGRDGWRWLLGDGEARGIALVFVAASLVMLAIVVVAFLSPQYRRLSRSYAETPAPIADQAAATA, encoded by the coding sequence ATGCTCGAACGTCCCGCCACGGCCGAGCCCACCCAGGCGTCGCGCATGCGCAGCTTCTATCAGGTGCTGGCCAACACGCTCGTCGCCAACGTGACCACCAGCTACCTCTGGTTCGCGCTCACGTTCTGGGCGTACCTCGAGACGCGCAACGTGCTCGCCACCTCCATCATCGGCGGCAGCTACATGCTGCTGGTGGCGATCTTCGGCGTCGTCTTCGGCGCGATCGTCGACCACATGAAGAAGAAGGCCGTGATGGTGCTTTCCAGCCTCATCACCCTGGCCACGTATCTGCTGGCGGGCGCCCTCTTCCTCGCGATCCCCGCATCCGCTCTCATCGACTGGGGCGGCCCGTGGTTCTGGCTGTTCGCGGGTGTGATCCTCATCGGCGGGGTGGTCGAGAACCTCCGCAACATCGCGCTGTCGACGACGGTCACCCTCCTCGTTCCCGCCGAGCGCCGCGACCGTGCGAACGGTCTGGTGGGCACCGTCCAGGGCGTCGCGTTCATGGTCACGAGCGTTTTCTCGGGGCTGTCGGTGGGCCTGCTCGGCATGGGGCCGACGGTGTTCATCGCCATCGTCGCGACCGCCGTCGCCTTCGCGCATCTGCTGTTCGTGCCGATTCCCGAACGAGGAGTCGCGCACGATCCGGACGCGCCGCCTCGCCGGCTCACCTTCCGCGGCGTGCTTCCCGCCATCCGTTCGGTGCCCGGGCTCATGCCGCTCCTGCTGTTCACGACGTTCAACAACCTCGTGGGTGGAGTGTTCATGGCGCTCATGGACCCGTACGGTCTGACGCTCTTCAGCGTCGAGGTGTGGGGCATCGTGCTCGGTGTCACCAGCATCGGCTTCATCATCGGCGGTGGTCTCGTCGCTCGGTTCGGCCTCGGCAAGAACCCCGTGCGCACCCTCCTGTGGGTCAACGTCGGTGTCTCCGTGCTGGGGCTCACCTTCGCCCTCCGCGAATGGTGGTGGCTGTACGCGGTGGGGATGCTGGTGTTCATGGCGCTCATGCCGGTGGCCGAGGCGGCCGAGCAGACGATCATCCAGCGCGTGGTCCCTTACGAAACCCAGGGGCGCGTTTTCGGGTTCGCGGCCAGCATCGAGTCCGCGGCCGCTCCGATCTCCGCCTTCCTGATCGGCCCGCTCGCCGAGTTCTGGCTCATCCCGTACATGCGCACCGACGCCGGTCGCGACGGATGGCGCTGGCTGCTGGGCGACGGCGAGGCGCGAGGGATCGCGCTCGTGTTCGTGGCCGCGAGCCTCGTGATGCTGGCGATCGTCGTGGTCGCGTTCCTGTCGCCGCAGTACCGGCGTCTCTCGCGTAGCTACGCCGAGACGCCGGCACCGATCGCCGATCAGGCGGCCGCAACCGCGTGA
- a CDS encoding response regulator transcription factor, which produces MRILICEDSVLLREGLVRLLADAGHDVVAALPDATELDESVVTTDPELCILDVRLPPTYTDEGIRAALRLRAAHPQLPVLVLSQYVEERYASELIAANGGALGYLLKDRVADVADFLDTVRRIGGGATVLDPEVIAQLLNRRTRDERMRRLTERESTVLALIAEGRSNQSIAATLFLSEASVEKHITAIFQKLELEPGESGNRRVLAALAHVEHGAGESGPQTPQTGATR; this is translated from the coding sequence GTGCGCATCCTGATCTGCGAGGACTCCGTCCTGCTGCGCGAAGGACTCGTCCGACTCCTTGCGGACGCCGGCCACGACGTGGTCGCCGCCCTCCCGGACGCGACCGAGCTCGATGAGAGCGTGGTCACCACCGACCCGGAGCTCTGCATCCTCGACGTGCGCCTGCCCCCGACCTACACCGACGAAGGCATCCGTGCAGCGCTGCGCCTGCGTGCGGCGCACCCGCAGCTGCCGGTCCTGGTGCTCTCGCAGTACGTCGAAGAGCGGTACGCGAGCGAGCTGATCGCCGCGAACGGCGGGGCGCTGGGCTACCTGTTGAAGGATCGCGTCGCGGATGTGGCGGACTTCCTCGACACCGTGCGCCGCATCGGCGGCGGAGCGACCGTGCTCGATCCCGAGGTCATCGCGCAGCTGCTGAACCGTCGCACCCGCGACGAGCGGATGCGGCGGCTCACCGAACGCGAATCGACGGTGCTGGCGCTCATCGCCGAGGGGCGGTCGAACCAGTCGATCGCAGCGACCCTCTTCCTCTCGGAGGCCTCGGTCGAGAAGCACATCACCGCCATCTTCCAGAAGCTCGAACTCGAGCCCGGCGAGTCGGGCAACCGCCGCGTGCTCGCCGCCCTCGCGCACGTCGAGCACGGCGCCGGCGAATCCGGCCCTCAGACACCCCAGACAGGAGCAACACGATGA
- a CDS encoding pyridoxamine 5'-phosphate oxidase family protein gives MTSSSFSAWLRAQPSLAGSAPVLDTATLPDEPHVLFEQWVRGAVAAGVAEAHVATLSTVDADGLPDARALILKDASPRGWAVAGPRASAKAAQLAAHPVAALSFWWQPIVRAVRLRGGMQPATAAEIAADFEARPESARVGLTSADWMLWRLVPTHVEFWQGSPDRRHTRIMYERQGESWHREVRGGETSAPAQGAASRR, from the coding sequence GTGACGTCCTCCTCCTTCTCCGCGTGGCTGCGGGCGCAGCCGTCGCTCGCCGGGTCGGCACCGGTTCTCGACACGGCCACTCTTCCCGATGAGCCCCACGTGCTGTTCGAACAGTGGGTGCGCGGCGCGGTCGCCGCCGGCGTCGCCGAGGCGCATGTGGCGACGCTCTCGACCGTCGACGCGGACGGGCTCCCCGACGCCCGCGCCCTCATCCTCAAGGACGCGAGCCCCCGCGGGTGGGCGGTCGCAGGTCCTCGGGCCTCCGCCAAGGCTGCGCAGCTCGCGGCGCACCCGGTGGCGGCCCTCAGCTTCTGGTGGCAGCCGATCGTACGAGCGGTGCGGCTGCGCGGCGGGATGCAGCCCGCCACCGCCGCCGAAATCGCCGCGGACTTCGAGGCCCGCCCGGAGTCCGCACGCGTCGGGCTGACATCCGCGGACTGGATGCTCTGGCGGCTCGTGCCCACGCACGTGGAGTTCTGGCAGGGCTCTCCCGACCGACGCCACACGCGCATCATGTACGAGCGGCAGGGCGAGAGCTGGCACCGCGAGGTGCGCGGGGGCGAGACGAGCGCCCCCGCGCAGGGAGCCGCATCCCGCCGATAG
- a CDS encoding phosphotransferase, whose amino-acid sequence MQQEQGLSGGNSAGPVFRAGNTVRKAWTPASPHVHAYVMSLREAGVDAPAPLGRDEQGRQVWEFVPGALAETGLTRPELHRVGTMVRAIHDASAGFEVPTGATWDSAIPAPGDELVCHNDLAPWNLVTGERWVFIDWDAAAPSTRLWDLAYAAQAFTLNDPSRSPADAAADLAAFVDGYEADAELRAALPAAMAARAKAMHELLRSSHAAGREPWGSMYASGHGDHWLAASRYVREHETTWARALGARSTRL is encoded by the coding sequence ATGCAGCAGGAGCAGGGTCTTTCGGGAGGCAACTCGGCGGGTCCCGTCTTCCGCGCGGGGAACACCGTGCGCAAGGCTTGGACGCCGGCATCTCCGCACGTGCACGCGTATGTCATGTCCCTGCGCGAGGCCGGCGTCGACGCGCCCGCGCCGCTCGGCCGAGACGAGCAGGGTCGTCAGGTGTGGGAGTTCGTTCCCGGCGCGCTGGCGGAGACGGGCCTGACGCGGCCGGAGCTTCATCGCGTGGGCACGATGGTGCGCGCGATACACGATGCGAGCGCGGGATTCGAGGTCCCAACGGGCGCCACCTGGGATTCCGCGATCCCGGCGCCCGGGGATGAGCTGGTCTGCCACAACGACCTCGCCCCGTGGAACCTCGTGACCGGCGAGCGATGGGTCTTCATCGACTGGGATGCGGCCGCTCCCAGCACCCGGCTGTGGGATCTCGCGTACGCCGCGCAGGCGTTCACGCTCAATGACCCGTCGCGCTCCCCCGCCGACGCCGCTGCGGATCTGGCCGCGTTCGTCGACGGCTACGAGGCGGATGCCGAGCTACGTGCGGCGCTACCCGCGGCAATGGCCGCCCGCGCGAAGGCGATGCACGAGCTTCTGCGCTCTTCCCACGCGGCGGGCCGTGAGCCCTGGGGCTCCATGTACGCATCCGGCCACGGCGATCACTGGCTCGCCGCATCCCGCTACGTACGCGAGCACGAGACGACATGGGCGCGGGCACTGGGCGCGCGCTCGACTCGGCTATGA
- a CDS encoding class I SAM-dependent methyltransferase: MSTYTHGHHESVLRSHRWRTAENSAAYLMPFLGPDDRLLDVGAGPGTITVDLAERVAHVTATEIGEDEAALTRATVDERGVSNVDVRIADVHALPFDDDSFDVTHAHQVLQHIADPVQALRELARVTRPGGIIAVRDADFAGFAWWPQLPELDRWLELYQAAARANGGEPDAGRRLLSWARKAGLTDISASSSTWCYASADERMWWGNLWADRIRQSALARQLEARPDTDAEELDRIAVAWREWARAEDGWFSLLHGEIICRVS, translated from the coding sequence ATGTCCACCTACACCCACGGTCACCACGAATCCGTCCTGCGATCGCACCGCTGGCGCACCGCCGAGAACTCCGCCGCCTACCTCATGCCCTTCCTCGGGCCCGACGACCGACTGTTGGATGTGGGGGCCGGCCCGGGCACGATCACGGTCGATCTCGCGGAACGCGTGGCTCACGTCACCGCCACCGAGATCGGAGAGGACGAGGCGGCTTTGACGCGCGCGACCGTGGACGAGCGCGGAGTGTCGAACGTCGACGTGAGGATCGCCGACGTGCACGCCCTGCCGTTCGACGACGACTCGTTCGACGTGACGCACGCCCATCAGGTGCTCCAGCACATCGCTGATCCGGTACAGGCCCTGCGTGAACTCGCGCGCGTGACCCGACCCGGCGGGATCATCGCGGTGCGCGACGCCGACTTCGCCGGGTTCGCGTGGTGGCCGCAGCTGCCTGAGCTAGACCGCTGGTTGGAGCTGTATCAGGCGGCGGCACGCGCCAACGGCGGTGAACCGGATGCCGGCCGACGCCTCCTCTCCTGGGCGCGGAAGGCGGGGCTCACTGACATCAGCGCGTCGTCGAGCACGTGGTGCTATGCGAGCGCGGACGAGCGGATGTGGTGGGGCAATCTCTGGGCGGACCGCATCCGTCAGTCCGCTCTCGCACGCCAGCTGGAGGCGAGGCCGGACACCGATGCCGAAGAGCTCGATCGGATCGCCGTGGCGTGGCGGGAGTGGGCGCGCGCGGAGGACGGGTGGTTCTCTCTGCTGCACGGCGAGATCATCTGCCGCGTGTCCTGA
- a CDS encoding Hsp20/alpha crystallin family protein, which translates to MAAYDSLRDLERMANTFFDTARRGPRQMPMDLYRDGDHYVLTADLPGIDPGSVDVDIDGQLLTIRAERTLSAGDGVTWITRERTSGTFLRQLSLGQGLDTEKISASYRNGVLSVTIPVSEKAKPRKVEITTGDDAPALQVSESQN; encoded by the coding sequence ATGGCTGCATACGACTCGCTCCGTGACCTGGAGCGCATGGCGAACACGTTCTTCGACACCGCACGGCGCGGCCCCCGGCAGATGCCGATGGACCTCTACCGCGACGGCGACCACTACGTCCTCACCGCCGACCTGCCAGGCATCGACCCGGGCTCGGTCGATGTCGACATCGACGGTCAGCTGCTGACCATCCGTGCCGAGCGCACGCTCTCGGCCGGCGACGGGGTCACCTGGATCACGCGCGAGCGGACCTCGGGCACCTTCCTGCGTCAGCTGAGCCTCGGGCAGGGGCTCGACACCGAGAAGATCTCGGCGAGCTACCGCAACGGCGTGCTGAGCGTCACGATCCCCGTCAGCGAGAAGGCCAAGCCGCGCAAGGTCGAGATCACCACGGGTGACGACGCCCCCGCGCTGCAGGTCTCGGAGTCGCAGAACTGA
- a CDS encoding transcriptional regulator, producing the protein MTELDPVIHAAARLRITAALAALDPGTSVSFPRLQELLDMTAGNLSTHVRKLEEASYVSVEKTHRGRTPVTYLSLTKTGRRAFEDYTETLRSILGAS; encoded by the coding sequence GTGACGGAGCTCGACCCCGTCATTCACGCAGCAGCTCGATTGCGCATCACCGCCGCTCTGGCGGCTCTCGACCCCGGCACCAGCGTGTCGTTCCCGCGACTGCAGGAACTGCTCGACATGACGGCCGGCAACCTCTCCACTCATGTGCGCAAGCTCGAGGAGGCGTCCTACGTCTCTGTCGAGAAGACGCATCGCGGTCGGACGCCGGTCACCTATCTGTCGCTGACAAAGACCGGACGCCGCGCGTTCGAGGACTACACCGAGACCCTGCGCAGCATCCTCGGCGCGTCATAG
- a CDS encoding sensor histidine kinase, with amino-acid sequence MTSAAPTVRRARRLAPAQTAGAIAQLAALGLIGPFILSTLLGLLGTGLGLIPALGVGLVVLVGLVYVMYAVGWLEIARIDGLYGLGLPAPRFSPRPRPGFGGYLLSLWHQFIDPSMWRALANTAIATVMGITVISLVSIVTGAIGVAFAPLSGVDEVWIGVGMIPAGWAPVVGILAALLALAATIGLGVLHGVISRAILGRSRAAMLAQAARTSDAQRAGAIRAADVERTRIERDLHDGVQPRLVSVGMTLGLAQQKIDDDPATAKALLEEAHTSTKAAITELRQLARGIHASVLDDRGLDAALSALAARSHVPVALDVRLDGRCSREAETAVYFAIAESLTNAAKHSRAAECRVVVRVRDGGTLWARIEDNGIGGARVLPGGGLDGISNRILAAGGNVRLDSPQGGPTALEVSVPCAS; translated from the coding sequence ATGACTTCCGCAGCTCCCACCGTGCGACGCGCGAGACGCCTCGCTCCGGCGCAGACCGCCGGGGCGATCGCCCAGCTCGCCGCGCTCGGCCTCATCGGCCCCTTCATCCTGAGCACATTGCTCGGCCTCCTCGGCACCGGACTAGGGCTCATCCCCGCCCTCGGCGTGGGCCTGGTCGTCCTCGTCGGACTCGTCTACGTCATGTACGCGGTCGGCTGGCTCGAGATTGCACGCATCGACGGGCTCTACGGACTCGGTCTCCCGGCACCGCGCTTCAGCCCCCGCCCGCGCCCGGGCTTTGGCGGCTACCTGCTCTCGCTCTGGCACCAGTTCATCGACCCCTCGATGTGGCGTGCGCTGGCTAACACCGCGATCGCCACCGTCATGGGCATCACGGTCATCAGTCTCGTCTCGATCGTCACCGGTGCGATCGGTGTCGCCTTCGCGCCCCTCTCGGGAGTCGACGAGGTGTGGATCGGCGTGGGCATGATCCCCGCCGGCTGGGCACCGGTGGTGGGGATTCTGGCGGCACTGCTCGCCCTGGCCGCCACCATCGGACTCGGCGTGCTGCACGGCGTGATCAGCCGCGCCATCCTCGGGCGCTCTCGTGCTGCGATGCTGGCGCAGGCCGCCCGCACCTCGGACGCGCAGCGGGCCGGAGCCATCCGCGCCGCCGACGTCGAACGCACCCGCATCGAACGGGACCTGCACGACGGCGTCCAGCCGCGTCTCGTCTCGGTGGGCATGACCCTGGGGCTCGCGCAGCAGAAGATCGACGACGACCCGGCCACGGCCAAGGCGCTGCTCGAGGAGGCGCACACCTCCACGAAGGCGGCGATCACCGAGCTGCGTCAGCTGGCCCGCGGCATCCACGCCTCCGTCCTCGACGACCGTGGACTGGATGCGGCGCTGTCTGCCCTCGCCGCCCGCTCGCACGTGCCGGTGGCACTGGACGTGCGCCTGGACGGCCGCTGCTCCCGCGAGGCCGAGACCGCGGTCTACTTCGCGATCGCCGAGTCGCTCACGAACGCGGCGAAGCACTCACGCGCAGCCGAATGCCGAGTGGTCGTGCGCGTCCGCGACGGCGGCACACTGTGGGCCCGCATCGAGGACAACGGCATCGGCGGTGCGCGGGTCCTGCCCGGCGGCGGCCTCGACGGGATCTCGAACCGGATCCTCGCCGCCGGCGGCAACGTCCGCCTCGACAGCCCGCAAGGCGGGCCGACCGCTCTGGAGGTGAGTGTGCCGTGCGCATCCTGA
- a CDS encoding carboxymuconolactone decarboxylase family protein, which translates to MDEPTTRQQRFEHGWEVLSSVDGEAGERVIDSLSGVAPELVHQIVAWGYGEIYARPGLSPRDRQLMTLGMLTALGDTHTELEVHIGAALTVGLTPEEVIEALLHSVLYCGFPRAINAVGIAKKVFAERGVAP; encoded by the coding sequence ATGGACGAGCCCACGACCCGGCAGCAGCGATTCGAGCACGGCTGGGAGGTGCTGTCGTCGGTCGACGGAGAAGCCGGCGAACGCGTCATCGACTCGCTCTCCGGCGTCGCGCCCGAGCTCGTGCATCAGATCGTCGCCTGGGGCTATGGCGAGATCTACGCCAGACCCGGACTCTCTCCCCGCGACCGCCAGCTCATGACGCTCGGTATGCTCACCGCCCTCGGCGACACCCACACCGAGCTCGAGGTGCACATCGGCGCGGCGCTGACGGTGGGCCTCACACCGGAGGAGGTCATCGAAGCTCTGCTGCACTCCGTGCTCTACTGCGGATTCCCGCGCGCGATCAACGCCGTCGGCATCGCCAAGAAGGTGTTCGCCGAGCGCGGCGTCGCGCCGTAG
- a CDS encoding Cof-type HAD-IIB family hydrolase — MSEPASDIRLVAVDMDGTLLDGDGRVPEDLWPILERMRRAGALFAPASGRQYATLRREFDGHADGMVFIAENGTYVVRDGEELASDTLDRAFVADVLGRVRGLREDVGVVLCGKRSAYIERDDDVFRTEAAKYYALLEHVSDLEQVDDDILKIAVYDFGDAETGAAPALSEIARTHQVVVSGAHWVDVMNRGVNKGVALERLQKILGVSSEQTAVFGDYLNDLEMMDAAYHSYAMANAHPDVAARARLRAPSHLDHGVVRVLEELFPA; from the coding sequence ATGAGCGAGCCCGCATCCGACATCCGCCTGGTCGCCGTCGACATGGACGGCACTCTGCTCGACGGCGACGGTCGTGTCCCCGAGGATCTCTGGCCGATCCTGGAGCGGATGCGGCGCGCCGGTGCACTCTTCGCGCCCGCCAGCGGCCGGCAGTACGCGACGCTGCGTCGCGAGTTCGACGGCCACGCCGACGGCATGGTGTTCATCGCCGAGAACGGTACGTACGTCGTACGCGACGGTGAGGAACTGGCCTCCGACACCCTCGACCGTGCGTTCGTCGCCGATGTGCTGGGGCGCGTGCGAGGGCTGCGCGAGGATGTCGGCGTCGTGCTGTGCGGCAAGCGCTCCGCCTACATCGAGCGCGACGATGACGTGTTCCGTACCGAGGCTGCGAAGTACTACGCCCTGCTCGAGCATGTGTCCGACCTGGAGCAGGTGGACGACGACATCCTCAAGATCGCCGTCTACGACTTCGGTGACGCGGAGACGGGCGCAGCTCCCGCGCTATCGGAGATCGCCCGCACGCATCAGGTCGTCGTCTCCGGCGCGCACTGGGTGGACGTGATGAACCGCGGCGTCAACAAGGGTGTGGCGCTCGAGCGCCTGCAGAAGATCTTGGGCGTGTCGTCCGAGCAGACCGCCGTCTTCGGCGACTACCTGAACGACCTCGAGATGATGGATGCGGCATACCACTCGTACGCCATGGCCAATGCGCACCCGGATGTGGCAGCTCGGGCCCGCCTGCGCGCGCCGTCGCACCTCGACCACGGCGTCGTCCGGGTGCTGGAGGAGCTCTTCCCCGCCTGA